From the Cryptomeria japonica chromosome 2, Sugi_1.0, whole genome shotgun sequence genome, one window contains:
- the LOC131040328 gene encoding protein SMALL AUXIN UP-REGULATED RNA 9, with translation MKGSFSFSSKLKLVMNIRKWQIFGLRGRGRSRCVPADVPEGHLAVIVGDGEMKKRFVIPTTYVNHPLLSTLLDKAEEELGVNENGPILLPYHPLIFDRNVLFLIRTDVGLSQLEIEQVLNSSTYSSSSSEPHPAHIPNLIISQYVN, from the coding sequence ATGAAGGGCAGTTTTAGTTTTTCATCTAAACTAAAACTAGTTATGAATATCAGAAAATGGCAAATATTTGGGCTGAGAGGGAGAGGAAGATCGAGGTGTGTGCCAGCGGATGTGCCAGAAGGCCACCTGGCTGTCATTGTGGGAGATGGGGAAATGAAGAAACGCTTTGTCATCCCCACCACTTATGTAAATCACCCACTTCTCAGCACTTTGCTGGACAAGGCAGAGGAGGAGTTGGGAGTGAATGAAAACGGACCCATTCTCCTCCCTTACCATCCCCTCATCTTTGATCGTAATGTTCTCTTCCTCATCAGAACTGATGTGGGTCTTTCACAGCTGGAGATTGAGCAGGTGTTAAACAGCTCTACTTATTCTTCATCATCTTCAGAGCCTCACCCTGCTCATATTCCAAACTTGATCATATCACAATATGTTAATTAG